Proteins from a single region of Dyadobacter fanqingshengii:
- a CDS encoding 2-phosphosulfolactate phosphatase — protein sequence MKQLDVCLTPDLLHLHKLNNSIVVVADVFRATSCMVTGLAYGVKSITPVASVEECKFLQDKGFIAAAERDARKVEGFDLDNSPFSYMNERLIGSQIAMTTTNGTLSISKAKASAVKVMIGSFLNLGALANHLRSEPYDILVLCAGWKGRPNLEDTLFAGALADALKDEFMLLEDGTLMAQRLYDQSRDNLLASVSNSSHVRRLQRLGIQKDISYCLQRDLYDIVPVLRGSTLVAMH from the coding sequence ATGAAACAACTTGATGTTTGCCTTACACCCGACCTGCTTCATTTACACAAACTGAATAATTCAATTGTAGTCGTAGCGGATGTTTTCAGGGCTACTTCGTGCATGGTTACCGGCCTCGCTTATGGTGTGAAAAGCATTACGCCAGTTGCAAGTGTTGAAGAATGTAAATTTTTACAGGACAAGGGTTTCATCGCTGCTGCGGAACGCGATGCACGGAAAGTGGAAGGCTTTGATCTGGACAATTCGCCTTTCAGCTATATGAATGAGCGGCTGATCGGCTCACAGATTGCAATGACAACCACCAATGGAACGTTATCCATTTCCAAAGCGAAAGCCTCAGCCGTAAAAGTAATGATCGGATCATTCCTGAACCTGGGTGCATTAGCAAATCATTTACGTTCGGAACCTTATGACATTCTGGTGCTTTGTGCTGGCTGGAAAGGCAGGCCCAACCTGGAAGACACGCTTTTCGCAGGTGCACTTGCGGACGCATTGAAAGACGAGTTTATGCTTTTGGAAGACGGCACTTTAATGGCGCAGCGGCTATATGACCAGAGCCGCGACAATTTGCTGGCGAGCGTTTCCAATTCATCTCACGTACGCAGGTTACAACGTTTGGGAATCCAGAAAGATATATCTTATTGTCTTCAGAGAGATCTGTATGACATTGTTCCCGTTTTACGCGGAAGCACCTTGGTTGCAATGCATTAA
- the gcvT gene encoding glycine cleavage system aminomethyltransferase GcvT yields MKTVPLHQVHIDLGAKMVPFAGFEMPVRYSSDLDEHHTVRNNVGVFDVSHMGEFSVKGPKALDLIQKVTSNDASALFDGKVQYSYLPNGQGGVVDDLLVYRIKEDEYFLVVNASNIDKDWNWIQSHNAEGVSMENISDELCLFAVQGPNATPTLQKLTSVDLGAMDYYTFKIGEMAEISDVIISATGYTGAGGFEIYVKNADAVKMWKAIFEAGAEFGIKPVGLGARDTLRLEKGFCLYGNDIDDNTSPLEAGLGWVTKFTKDFIDAKELKEQKEAGLEKKLVGFEMIDRGIPRGHYELCDETGTKLGEVTSGTQSPTLQKGIGMGYVPTAFAKPETEIFVKVRDKLLKAKVVKLPFVKN; encoded by the coding sequence ATGAAAACCGTCCCTTTACATCAGGTCCATATTGATCTGGGCGCCAAAATGGTCCCATTTGCAGGTTTTGAAATGCCTGTACGCTATTCCTCGGATCTGGATGAACACCACACTGTAAGAAATAATGTAGGCGTTTTTGACGTCTCTCACATGGGGGAATTCAGCGTTAAAGGCCCGAAAGCACTTGATCTGATTCAAAAGGTTACTTCGAATGATGCCTCGGCTTTGTTTGACGGAAAAGTCCAGTACAGTTACCTGCCCAACGGACAAGGCGGCGTTGTGGATGATCTGCTGGTTTACAGAATAAAAGAAGACGAATATTTTTTGGTTGTGAATGCATCCAACATAGATAAGGACTGGAACTGGATCCAAAGCCACAATGCAGAGGGCGTCTCAATGGAAAATATTTCCGACGAACTATGCCTTTTTGCAGTGCAGGGCCCTAATGCAACACCCACATTACAAAAGCTGACCTCGGTTGATCTGGGAGCGATGGATTATTATACATTCAAGATTGGCGAAATGGCTGAGATTTCGGATGTAATAATTTCAGCAACAGGTTACACCGGCGCAGGTGGATTTGAAATATATGTCAAAAATGCAGACGCAGTTAAAATGTGGAAAGCCATATTTGAAGCCGGCGCCGAATTTGGCATAAAACCTGTGGGATTAGGCGCACGCGACACATTAAGACTTGAAAAAGGCTTTTGTTTATACGGAAATGACATTGATGACAACACATCGCCACTGGAAGCCGGCTTAGGTTGGGTTACCAAATTTACAAAAGACTTCATCGACGCGAAAGAACTAAAAGAACAGAAAGAAGCTGGTTTGGAGAAGAAACTGGTTGGTTTTGAAATGATCGACAGAGGAATCCCGCGCGGACATTATGAGCTGTGCGATGAAACCGGCACCAAATTGGGAGAAGTGACTTCGGGCACACAATCGCCCACATTGCAAAAAGGAATTGGCATGGGTTATGTGCCAACTGCATTTGCCAAACCCGAGACGGAAATTTTTGTAAAGGTCCGCGACAAATTATTGAAGGCAAAAGTTGTTAAACTTCCTTTTGTAAAAAACTAA
- a CDS encoding FG-GAP and VCBS repeat-containing protein, whose product MNRKLLLFTLSLIAAKTVAQTATFVGEVIDDKISIGYGVTSGDVDGDGKLDILLADKKEIVWYKNPGKKADKWTRYVIARDLTEQDNVCIAARDIDGDGKVEVAVGAQWNPSETKNLKQSGAVYYLSAPNDRTQLWEPVRLHHEVTIHRMQWVKKADGGFQLAVLPLHGEGNSGGEGAGVKLIVFDVPEKKTGIWGYELVETGMHMTHNLQPMEVPGRMLGLAVAGKEGVQVFLNGADGWAPSGTWMVPGTGVGEIRTGSLGKNQLFTATIEPMHGTSLVVYSKDNRTVLTDKIKEGHALVCADFFGQGRDQVVMGWRNPNVTGETGVRIYVGSDPEGKKWQEYALDEKIKIACEDIAAADLDGDGDLDILASGRSTHNVVVYWNQKKK is encoded by the coding sequence ATGAACAGAAAATTATTACTTTTTACCCTTTCACTGATTGCAGCAAAAACGGTTGCCCAAACCGCGACTTTTGTTGGGGAAGTTATTGATGACAAGATCAGCATCGGCTATGGCGTTACGTCCGGTGATGTGGATGGGGACGGAAAGCTGGATATTTTACTGGCAGATAAAAAGGAAATTGTCTGGTATAAAAACCCAGGAAAAAAAGCTGACAAATGGACGCGTTACGTAATTGCAAGGGATCTGACCGAGCAGGATAATGTATGCATAGCAGCCCGGGATATTGACGGGGATGGGAAAGTGGAAGTGGCGGTAGGGGCACAATGGAACCCATCGGAAACCAAGAATTTGAAGCAATCCGGTGCAGTGTATTATCTGTCTGCCCCAAATGACCGCACCCAGCTTTGGGAGCCGGTTCGTTTACATCATGAGGTTACGATCCATCGAATGCAGTGGGTGAAAAAAGCAGATGGTGGTTTTCAGCTCGCTGTACTTCCGTTGCACGGCGAAGGCAATTCGGGTGGAGAAGGCGCCGGTGTAAAACTGATTGTTTTCGATGTTCCTGAGAAGAAAACGGGGATTTGGGGTTATGAATTGGTGGAAACCGGCATGCACATGACGCACAATTTGCAGCCCATGGAAGTGCCCGGCAGAATGCTCGGACTGGCAGTGGCAGGGAAAGAAGGTGTTCAGGTTTTCTTGAATGGTGCAGATGGATGGGCGCCATCGGGGACTTGGATGGTGCCGGGAACCGGAGTAGGGGAGATCAGAACGGGAAGTTTGGGCAAAAACCAATTATTCACAGCCACGATCGAGCCTATGCACGGCACGAGTCTGGTGGTTTACTCAAAAGATAACAGAACGGTTCTGACCGATAAAATAAAGGAGGGTCACGCGCTGGTATGCGCGGATTTCTTCGGACAAGGCCGCGATCAGGTGGTGATGGGATGGCGTAATCCTAATGTAACCGGAGAAACAGGCGTCAGAATTTATGTAGGATCAGATCCGGAAGGCAAAAAGTGGCAGGAGTACGCGCTGGACGAAAAAATCAAGATCGCATGTGAAGATATTGCGGCAGCAGATTTGGACGGAGACGGCGACCTGGACATTCTAGCATCGGGACGTTCGACGCATAATGTGGTGGTGTATTGGAATCAGAAGAAGAAATAG